Proteins co-encoded in one Armatimonadota bacterium genomic window:
- the polX gene encoding DNA polymerase/3'-5' exonuclease PolX produces the protein MQNRAVAQRLQQIADLLEIKGEQIFRINAYRRAARAIESLTEDIAEVAARGELTKIPGVGQSIAEKVEEFLRTGTIQAYEDLARTLPPGLTTLMTVPEVGPKTALLLYQKLGITTVDELEAAARAGKLRTLPRMGPKTEENILKGIAVLRRSAARRPLGIVLPLAEDLVAYLRRTPGLQEIAVAGSLRRRKETVGDIDILVTSRKPEAVMDAFVRAPQVAQVLAHGPTRSSVILDAGIQADLRVVEPAAYGAALQYFTGSKEHNVKLRERAVRAGLKVNEYGVWRGAHRVAGRTEEEVYRAVGLPWIPPELREDQGELEAAEAGRLPALIELEAIRGDLHVHTKWSDGAESAETMAQAAKTLGYEYVCITDHSQSLKFVGGVPPDELRRHAAEVRRLSDRLGIAVLIGTECDILADGRLDYDDDVLAELDVVVASVHSRLTMPREQMTRRIVRALETGRVHVLGHPTGRLLGQREPYDVDLEAVVAAAVRTGTALEINAAPERLDLNDTHVRMARERGARFVISTDAHQVGHLRHMVFGVSMARRGWLEARDVLNTLPLTTLKDVLRRPAASRRRRA, from the coding sequence ATGCAGAACCGCGCAGTCGCCCAGCGGTTGCAGCAGATCGCGGACCTGCTGGAGATCAAGGGCGAGCAGATCTTCCGCATCAACGCCTATCGCCGGGCGGCCCGCGCCATCGAGAGCCTCACCGAGGACATCGCGGAGGTGGCGGCCCGCGGCGAGCTGACGAAGATCCCCGGCGTCGGCCAGAGCATCGCCGAGAAGGTCGAGGAGTTCTTGCGGACCGGCACGATCCAGGCCTACGAGGACCTGGCCCGGACGCTGCCGCCCGGCCTGACCACGCTCATGACCGTGCCCGAGGTGGGCCCCAAGACCGCTCTGCTGCTCTACCAGAAGCTCGGCATCACCACGGTCGATGAGCTCGAGGCGGCGGCCCGGGCCGGGAAGCTCCGCACGCTTCCCCGCATGGGACCCAAGACCGAGGAGAACATCCTGAAGGGGATCGCCGTGCTGCGCCGGTCGGCGGCCCGCCGGCCGCTGGGGATCGTGCTGCCGCTGGCCGAGGACCTCGTGGCCTACCTGCGGCGGACGCCGGGGCTGCAGGAGATCGCCGTGGCCGGCAGCCTGCGCCGGCGCAAGGAGACCGTCGGGGACATCGACATCCTGGTGACCAGCCGGAAGCCCGAGGCGGTCATGGACGCGTTCGTGCGCGCGCCCCAGGTGGCCCAGGTGCTCGCCCACGGCCCCACCCGGTCCAGCGTCATCCTCGACGCAGGCATCCAGGCCGACCTGCGCGTGGTGGAGCCGGCCGCCTACGGCGCCGCGCTGCAGTACTTCACGGGCAGCAAGGAGCACAACGTGAAGCTCCGCGAGCGTGCCGTGCGGGCGGGGCTCAAGGTGAACGAGTACGGCGTCTGGCGCGGCGCGCACCGCGTGGCGGGGCGCACCGAGGAGGAGGTCTACCGCGCGGTGGGGCTGCCCTGGATCCCCCCGGAGCTGCGCGAGGACCAGGGCGAGCTCGAGGCCGCCGAGGCCGGCCGCCTGCCCGCGCTCATCGAGCTGGAGGCGATTCGCGGCGACCTGCACGTCCACACGAAGTGGTCCGACGGTGCCGAGAGCGCCGAGACCATGGCCCAGGCGGCGAAGACGCTGGGGTACGAGTACGTCTGCATCACCGACCACTCGCAGTCGCTGAAGTTCGTCGGCGGCGTCCCGCCCGACGAGCTCCGGCGCCATGCCGCCGAGGTCCGGCGGCTCTCGGACCGGCTGGGCATCGCGGTGCTGATCGGCACCGAGTGCGACATCTTGGCCGATGGCCGGCTGGATTACGACGACGACGTGCTGGCCGAGCTCGACGTGGTGGTGGCCTCGGTGCACTCCCGGCTCACCATGCCCCGCGAGCAGATGACCCGCCGCATCGTGCGCGCCCTGGAGACCGGACGCGTCCACGTGCTGGGGCATCCGACCGGGCGCCTGCTGGGGCAGCGGGAACCGTACGACGTCGATCTGGAGGCGGTTGTGGCGGCTGCGGTGCGCACCGGCACCGCCCTGGAGATCAACGCCGCCCCGGAGCGGCTCGACCTCAACGACACCCACGTGCGGATGGCCCGCGAGCGCGGGGCCCGCTTCGTGATCAGCACCGACGCTCACCAGGTGGGTCACCTGCGGCACATGGTGTTCGGCGTGAGCATGGCCCGGCGCGGCTGGCTCGAGGCCCGGGACGTGCTGAACACGCTGCCCCTGACGACGCTCAAGGACGTCCTGCGCCGCCCGGCGGCCTCCCGCCGCCGCCGGGCGTGA
- a CDS encoding endonuclease MutS2 translates to MSTPADARTLRVLEFPWVQETLAGLTVTSMGRERALALAPVDDLEEVRALLAQTAEAVALATEAEIPVRGARDVRAAAQRAAVGAVLEPEELLDVAQTLEVTRAVHQFLQRHHARAPRLAAEGARLQLLSDLVAELRRALDERGQVRDEASPQLQRVRAEQREVERRLRTTLDALVRDPAVSRLLQEPLITTRGDRFVVPVKAEHRQQFPGLVHDVSSSGATVFMEPLAVVPLGNRRRELAAAAAAEVARILARLSAQVGAHARALAVNVEVLAAFDVLNAKAALAARLRAVLPAVADDGVVQLRAARHPILAWTRGEAGVVPVDVELGARFRTLVITGPNTGGKTVTLKTIGLLVLMAQAGLAIPAAEGSRVAVFRQVHADIGDEQSIAQNLSTFSAHMGAIVEILRRVAPPALVLLDEVGAGTDPTEGVALARAIIETLHRRGVCTVVTTHYNELKMLASLHEGIENASVEFDVETLQPTFRLRLGLPGRSNALIVAQRLGLDPDVVAQARAYLAPEQVAIERVLEDLTRDRAAAERDRAAAAEARRRAEEAAARVQEEADRLQAARRQRLAEARQAVEALVAAARREVEDILAQARAARTEAAARAARDRLRAVLAALPVDAAAAGSGTPPEALEVGQPVLVTPLGAVGIVRAGPDAHDEVEVEVGALRTRVPRAVLRRPQEPAADLRPAAQVIAPPPPAVPLSLDVRGLVVDDALAQVDRYLDEAVRANLPAVTIVHGKGTGRLRAALHQFLRGHPHVRRFRLGGRGEGDEGATVVTLVSATTPE, encoded by the coding sequence ATGAGCACGCCGGCCGACGCGCGGACGCTGCGCGTCCTGGAGTTCCCCTGGGTCCAGGAGACCCTGGCGGGCCTCACCGTGACCTCCATGGGGCGCGAGCGCGCGCTGGCGCTGGCGCCTGTCGATGACCTCGAGGAGGTACGCGCCCTCCTGGCGCAGACCGCCGAAGCCGTCGCGCTGGCCACCGAGGCCGAGATCCCGGTGCGGGGCGCCCGCGACGTGCGCGCCGCCGCACAGCGCGCGGCGGTGGGGGCCGTGCTCGAGCCCGAGGAGCTGCTGGACGTGGCGCAGACCCTGGAGGTCACCCGCGCCGTGCACCAGTTCCTGCAGCGCCACCACGCGCGCGCGCCGCGCCTGGCGGCCGAGGGCGCGCGGTTGCAACTGCTGTCCGACCTGGTGGCCGAGCTGCGGCGTGCCCTCGACGAGCGCGGGCAGGTTCGCGACGAGGCCTCGCCGCAGTTGCAACGTGTGCGTGCCGAGCAGCGGGAGGTGGAGCGCCGGTTGCGCACGACGCTGGACGCGCTGGTGCGCGACCCCGCCGTCAGCCGGTTGCTGCAGGAGCCGTTGATCACCACCCGCGGCGATCGTTTCGTGGTGCCGGTCAAGGCCGAGCACCGTCAGCAGTTCCCGGGCCTGGTCCACGACGTCAGCAGCAGCGGCGCCACGGTGTTCATGGAGCCCCTGGCGGTCGTACCGCTGGGCAACCGGCGCCGGGAACTGGCGGCGGCGGCGGCGGCCGAGGTCGCCCGCATTCTGGCCCGGCTCTCGGCACAGGTGGGCGCGCACGCCCGGGCGCTTGCCGTCAACGTCGAGGTGCTGGCCGCGTTCGACGTGCTCAACGCCAAGGCCGCGCTGGCCGCCCGCCTGCGGGCGGTGCTGCCCGCGGTCGCCGACGACGGGGTCGTGCAGCTGCGCGCGGCCCGCCACCCGATCCTGGCATGGACCCGCGGCGAGGCCGGCGTGGTGCCCGTGGACGTCGAGCTCGGGGCGCGCTTCCGCACCCTGGTGATCACCGGGCCCAACACCGGCGGCAAGACGGTCACCCTGAAGACCATCGGGCTGCTGGTGCTCATGGCCCAGGCCGGGCTCGCCATCCCCGCCGCCGAGGGCAGCCGGGTGGCCGTCTTCCGGCAGGTCCATGCCGACATCGGCGACGAGCAGTCCATCGCGCAGAACCTCTCGACGTTCTCGGCGCACATGGGTGCCATCGTCGAGATCCTGCGCCGGGTGGCCCCGCCGGCGCTGGTGCTGCTGGACGAGGTGGGGGCCGGCACCGATCCCACCGAGGGGGTGGCCCTGGCGCGTGCGATCATCGAGACCCTGCACCGCCGGGGCGTCTGCACGGTGGTGACGACCCACTACAACGAGCTGAAGATGCTGGCCTCGCTGCACGAGGGGATCGAGAACGCCTCGGTGGAGTTCGACGTCGAGACGCTGCAGCCCACGTTCCGGCTGCGCCTGGGCTTGCCCGGCCGCAGCAACGCCCTCATCGTCGCCCAGCGCCTCGGCCTCGATCCCGACGTGGTCGCGCAGGCCCGGGCGTACCTGGCGCCCGAGCAGGTGGCCATCGAGCGCGTGCTGGAGGACCTCACGCGCGACCGTGCGGCGGCTGAACGTGACCGCGCGGCGGCCGCTGAGGCGCGCCGGCGGGCCGAAGAGGCGGCGGCGCGGGTCCAGGAGGAGGCCGATCGCCTGCAGGCCGCGCGCCGGCAACGGCTGGCCGAGGCGCGGCAGGCCGTGGAGGCCCTGGTCGCGGCGGCACGACGGGAGGTCGAGGACATCCTGGCCCAGGCGCGAGCGGCGCGCACCGAGGCGGCGGCCCGGGCCGCGCGGGACCGTCTGCGCGCGGTGCTGGCCGCGCTGCCGGTCGACGCCGCGGCCGCAGGATCGGGCACGCCGCCCGAGGCCCTCGAGGTCGGGCAACCCGTCCTGGTGACGCCGCTTGGCGCGGTGGGCATCGTGCGTGCTGGCCCCGACGCCCACGACGAGGTCGAGGTCGAGGTGGGGGCCCTGCGCACCCGGGTGCCTCGCGCCGTGCTGCGGCGGCCGCAGGAGCCCGCCGCCGACCTGCGCCCGGCGGCGCAGGTGATCGCGCCACCGCCGCCCGCCGTGCCGCTGTCGCTGGACGTGCGGGGCCTCGTCGTCGACGATGCGCTCGCGCAGGTCGACCGGTACCTCGACGAGGCCGTGCGGGCCAACCTGCCGGCCGTCACGATCGTCCACGGCAAGGGCACCGGGCGGTTGCGGGCCGCGCTGCACCAGTTCCTGCGCGGGCACCCCCACGTGCGGCGCTTTCGCCTGGGTGGCCGCGGGGAGGGGGACGAGGGCGCGACGGTGGTGACGCTGGTGTCGGCGACAACGCCGGAGTAG
- a CDS encoding CvpA family protein, whose protein sequence is MTYLDWIVVALALWFVLQGLLKGAATAAFGAVAVLVAYVGACVLVPAVVDPLASALMGLVRDLPRDWARTTAFAFVVAVIYGLLLVLFSVVGGAARPEVTGQVLGALVGLVKAAAWGMALAGLFLASPLGEGGMRDVERSLLVRPLAQAQRVTIEALRARSPVPLVPVGAGHRL, encoded by the coding sequence ATGACGTACCTCGATTGGATCGTCGTCGCGCTCGCGCTGTGGTTCGTGCTGCAGGGGCTGCTCAAGGGCGCCGCCACCGCGGCGTTCGGCGCGGTCGCCGTGCTGGTCGCCTACGTGGGAGCCTGCGTGCTGGTGCCGGCGGTGGTCGATCCGCTGGCGAGCGCCCTGATGGGGCTGGTGCGCGACCTCCCGCGGGACTGGGCGCGCACGACGGCGTTCGCGTTCGTCGTCGCGGTGATCTACGGGCTGCTGCTGGTGCTCTTCAGCGTCGTGGGGGGTGCGGCGCGGCCCGAGGTGACCGGCCAGGTCCTGGGCGCGCTGGTGGGCCTGGTGAAGGCGGCGGCGTGGGGTATGGCGCTGGCGGGGCTCTTCCTCGCCTCGCCGCTCGGGGAGGGGGGCATGCGGGACGTCGAGCGGTCGCTGCTGGTCCGCCCGCTGGCGCAGGCGCAGCGCGTGACCATCGAGGCCCTGCGCGCGCGCAGCCCGGTGCCGCTGGTCCCGGTGGGGGCGGGTCATCGGCTGTAG
- a CDS encoding M20 family metallopeptidase, with translation MHDRITAAIDAAADELVALSRRIHAHPETAFNEHQAAAWLTETLARYGFAVERGIAGLETAFRAEVRGTRSGPTVAILAEYDALPELGHACGHNLIACAAVGAGIGLAAVRDALPGAVLVLGTPAEEGGGGKVIMLERGVFAGVDAAMMFHPAGYTLAERPSLASYRLTIAFTGKAAHAAAAPYEGVNALDALIQTFTAIGLLRQQLRDDARVHGIITYGGAAPNIIPDRAEAIFTCRAADAAYAREVLEKVIACARGAALATGATLEHTVRKGYDAIRPNRALAQTFVRHLERLGIAQDEPPERPRLGSTDMGDVSQVIPAIHPYVSIGPKDLPGHSVAFREAAVSPKGFAAMLAAAKAMALTAYDVLGDPALLDQARRDFAAAAPAAAAS, from the coding sequence ATGCATGACCGCATCACGGCCGCCATCGACGCGGCCGCTGACGAACTCGTTGCGCTCTCGCGCCGCATCCATGCCCACCCGGAGACCGCCTTCAACGAGCACCAGGCCGCCGCGTGGCTGACCGAGACGCTGGCGCGCTACGGCTTTGCCGTCGAGCGCGGCATCGCGGGACTCGAGACCGCGTTTCGCGCCGAGGTACGCGGGACGCGCTCCGGCCCCACCGTGGCGATCCTGGCCGAGTACGATGCGCTGCCCGAGCTCGGACACGCCTGCGGTCACAACTTGATCGCCTGCGCCGCCGTGGGGGCCGGCATCGGCCTGGCGGCGGTGCGCGACGCGCTGCCCGGCGCGGTGCTGGTGCTGGGCACGCCCGCCGAGGAAGGGGGCGGCGGGAAGGTGATCATGCTCGAGCGCGGCGTGTTCGCCGGCGTGGACGCGGCCATGATGTTCCACCCCGCAGGGTACACGCTCGCCGAGCGGCCGTCGCTGGCGTCGTACCGGCTGACGATCGCGTTTACGGGCAAGGCCGCGCACGCGGCGGCCGCGCCCTACGAGGGCGTCAACGCCCTGGACGCGCTGATCCAGACCTTCACCGCCATCGGCCTGTTGCGCCAGCAGCTGCGCGACGACGCCCGGGTCCATGGCATCATCACGTACGGTGGGGCCGCGCCCAACATCATTCCCGATCGTGCCGAGGCCATCTTCACCTGTCGGGCCGCCGACGCGGCGTACGCCCGCGAGGTGCTCGAGAAGGTGATCGCCTGCGCCCGGGGCGCGGCGCTGGCCACCGGCGCCACGCTCGAGCATACGGTGCGCAAGGGCTACGACGCCATCCGGCCCAACCGCGCGCTCGCCCAGACGTTCGTGCGCCACCTGGAGCGGCTGGGCATCGCCCAGGACGAGCCGCCGGAGCGCCCGCGCCTGGGCTCCACCGACATGGGTGACGTCAGCCAGGTGATCCCGGCGATCCACCCCTACGTGTCCATCGGGCCCAAGGACCTGCCGGGGCACTCCGTGGCGTTCCGCGAGGCCGCCGTCTCGCCGAAAGGGTTCGCGGCGATGCTGGCCGCTGCCAAGGCGATGGCCCTGACGGCGTACGACGTCCTGGGCGATCCGGCACTGCTCGACCAGGCTCGTCGCGACTTCGCGGCGGCAGCGCCCGCGGCGGCGGCGTCCTGA
- the tyrS gene encoding tyrosine--tRNA ligase, translated as MGGLSPEEQLARLRRGVVEIISEEDLLAKLREGRPLRVKLGLDPSAPDLHIGHAIVLRKLRQFQDLGHEAILVIGDFTALIGDPTGKKQTRPMLRPEEIEASAATYREQYSRILDPHRTRVVFNSQWLAPLTFADVIRLGAKVTVARILERDDFAARLRGGVPVYLHELLYPLCQAYDSVAIEADVELGGTDQKFNNLMGRELQREVGQPPQVVVLTPLLPGTDGVEKMSKSLGNYIGITEPPAQMYGKVMSIPDALMPTYFEFCTEIPLDEVRGIVEGLAAGTVHPRDAKRRLARAIVELWHGPQAAAAAEAAFDRVHVQKAVPEEMPEIRLRLRAEVAERHVEATRIVPASVETPEVSDREARAGRDDLVGGEGGEVGLAPEDAPGGRIRLARLLVLTGLAESHNEARRLISQGGVAVDGIRVHDVHATVEIRDGIVVQVGPRRFARLRLV; from the coding sequence ATGGGAGGACTGTCGCCGGAAGAGCAGCTGGCGCGGTTGCGCCGCGGGGTCGTCGAGATCATCAGCGAGGAGGATCTGCTGGCCAAGCTACGCGAAGGCCGGCCGCTGCGGGTGAAGCTGGGGCTCGACCCCTCGGCGCCCGACCTGCACATCGGCCACGCCATCGTCCTGCGCAAGCTGCGCCAGTTCCAGGACCTGGGTCACGAGGCGATCCTGGTGATCGGGGACTTCACGGCCCTGATCGGCGATCCCACGGGCAAGAAGCAGACGCGGCCGATGCTGCGGCCCGAGGAGATCGAGGCCAGCGCCGCCACCTACCGCGAGCAGTACAGCCGGATCCTCGACCCGCACCGCACGCGCGTCGTCTTCAACAGCCAGTGGCTGGCGCCTCTGACCTTCGCGGACGTCATTCGCCTCGGCGCCAAGGTCACGGTGGCGCGGATCCTCGAGCGCGACGACTTCGCCGCCCGCCTGCGCGGCGGCGTGCCCGTCTACCTGCACGAGCTGCTCTACCCGCTGTGCCAGGCTTACGACTCGGTGGCCATCGAGGCCGACGTCGAGCTGGGCGGCACCGACCAGAAGTTCAACAACCTCATGGGACGCGAGCTGCAGCGCGAGGTGGGGCAGCCCCCCCAGGTGGTGGTGCTGACCCCGCTGCTGCCCGGGACCGACGGCGTCGAGAAGATGAGCAAGTCGCTGGGCAACTACATCGGGATCACCGAGCCGCCCGCGCAGATGTACGGCAAGGTGATGTCGATCCCCGACGCCCTGATGCCCACGTACTTCGAGTTCTGCACCGAGATCCCCCTGGACGAGGTGCGGGGGATCGTCGAGGGGCTTGCGGCGGGCACGGTGCATCCCCGGGACGCCAAGCGGCGGCTCGCCCGGGCCATCGTCGAGCTCTGGCACGGGCCCCAGGCGGCAGCCGCAGCCGAGGCGGCGTTCGACCGGGTGCACGTGCAGAAGGCAGTGCCTGAGGAGATGCCGGAGATCCGTCTCCGGCTCCGGGCGGAGGTGGCAGAGCGGCATGTCGAGGCCACCCGCATCGTACCGGCTTCTGTTGAGACGCCGGAGGTCTCCGACCGCGAGGCCCGGGCTGGCCGTGACGATCTCGTCGGAGGGGAAGGTGGTGAGGTCGGGCTGGCGCCCGAGGACGCGCCGGGCGGACGGATCCGGCTCGCCCGGCTGCTGGTGCTGACTGGCCTCGCCGAGAGCCACAACGAGGCGCGGCGGCTGATCAGCCAGGGCGGGGTCGCGGTCGACGGCATCCGCGTCCACGACGTCCACGCCACCGTCGAGATCCGAGACGGAATCGTGGTGCAGGTGGGCCCTCGCCGCTTTGCGCGCCTGCGCCTGGTTTGA
- a CDS encoding metalloenzyme: MSVLFCFLDGVGLGPNDPATNPLARAGTPVLQQVLGGPLVAPGGVERDGALLLAADAQLGVPGLPQSATGQTALLCGLNAPAIEGRHVTAYPTAGLRALLRTHSLFARLVRRGRRVALANAYSPEYFAAIATRRLRMAAVTFAAQAAGVPLRSVDDLREGRAVFHDLTNARLRAWGHAVPVTTPRASGRCLARLAAGYDLVFFEFFLTDLTAHGRGGLSADEVVGMVDDLLAGVLEARHAATTVVVTSDHGNLEDARSPQHTTNPVPVLVVGPGRAAFRGVRAITDVAPAVLTLLAAGDAVPA, encoded by the coding sequence GTGTCTGTGCTGTTCTGTTTCCTCGACGGCGTCGGCCTGGGGCCCAACGACCCTGCCACGAACCCGCTGGCGCGGGCCGGGACGCCCGTGCTGCAGCAGGTGCTCGGCGGCCCCCTGGTCGCGCCCGGGGGCGTCGAGCGTGACGGTGCGCTGCTCCTGGCCGCCGACGCGCAGCTGGGCGTGCCGGGCCTGCCGCAGAGCGCCACGGGACAGACCGCCCTGCTGTGCGGCCTCAACGCGCCGGCCATCGAGGGCCGGCACGTCACCGCCTACCCCACCGCGGGCCTGCGGGCCCTGCTCCGTACGCACAGCCTGTTCGCCCGGCTGGTGCGGCGCGGACGGCGCGTGGCCTTGGCCAACGCCTACAGCCCCGAGTACTTCGCGGCGATCGCCACGCGGCGTCTGCGCATGGCCGCCGTGACGTTCGCCGCCCAGGCAGCCGGCGTGCCCCTCCGGTCGGTGGACGACCTTCGGGAGGGCCGGGCGGTCTTCCACGATCTCACCAACGCGCGGCTGCGGGCGTGGGGCCACGCCGTGCCCGTCACCACGCCGCGCGCAAGCGGTCGGTGCCTGGCGCGCCTGGCCGCCGGCTACGACCTCGTCTTCTTCGAGTTCTTCCTGACGGACCTGACCGCGCACGGCCGCGGGGGGCTCTCGGCGGACGAGGTCGTGGGCATGGTGGACGACCTGCTGGCCGGCGTGCTGGAGGCACGCCACGCCGCCACCACCGTGGTCGTCACCAGCGATCACGGTAACCTGGAAGACGCGCGCTCGCCGCAGCACACGACGAACCCGGTGCCCGTGCTGGTCGTGGGGCCGGGGCGGGCGGCGTTTCGCGGTGTGCGCGCCATCACCGACGTGGCCCCGGCGGTGCTGACCCTGCTCGCCGCCGGCGACGCGGTTCCCGCATGA
- a CDS encoding DNA-3-methyladenine glycosylase: MSRRRTRPAPYRPLPRRFFARDAVVVARALLGCLLVHETPQGRLVGRIVETEAYRGPDDPASHAYRQTARSTIMYGPPGVAYVYFTYGMHWCLNVVTGGPGVPGAVLLRAVEPIEGEARMRRLRGVGPAVPAARLAAGPARLTRAFGVDRRHNGADLTAPPLYLAAGGRRRGAVLAGPRVGVAAAHDRPWRFGLAGSPALSRPFPRL; encoded by the coding sequence GTGAGCCGACGCCGGACCCGGCCGGCGCCCTACCGTCCGCTGCCGCGCCGGTTCTTCGCGCGGGACGCGGTGGTCGTGGCGCGGGCGCTGCTGGGGTGTCTGCTGGTGCACGAGACGCCCCAGGGCCGCCTGGTCGGGCGCATCGTCGAGACCGAGGCCTACCGCGGGCCGGACGATCCGGCCAGCCATGCCTATCGCCAGACCGCCCGCAGCACCATCATGTACGGCCCGCCCGGGGTGGCCTACGTGTACTTCACCTACGGCATGCACTGGTGTCTGAACGTGGTCACGGGAGGGCCGGGCGTCCCCGGCGCGGTGCTGCTGCGCGCCGTCGAGCCGATCGAAGGGGAGGCGCGGATGCGACGCCTGCGCGGCGTCGGTCCGGCGGTGCCGGCGGCGCGCCTGGCCGCAGGCCCGGCCAGGCTCACCCGGGCCTTTGGCGTCGACCGCCGTCACAACGGCGCCGACCTCACCGCGCCGCCGCTCTACCTGGCCGCCGGCGGACGCCGTCGCGGCGCGGTGCTGGCAGGGCCGCGGGTCGGGGTGGCAGCGGCGCATGACCGCCCGTGGCGCTTTGGGCTTGCGGGATCGCCGGCGCTCTCGCGACCGTTTCCCCGCCTATAA
- the pheT gene encoding phenylalanine--tRNA ligase subunit beta has product MRVPLDWLRDYVDLPEGAEVLVERLPMLGLGVDRVDVDDRGSVVLDLEIASNRPDLLSLLGIARELAAWARRPVRLPDDAVQEHDPPAADRAAVEIVEPELCARYIAHVIADVHVGPSPQWLAARLEAAGVRPVNNVVDVTNYVMLEWGQPLHAFDLARLLGSRIVVRRARDGEVLTTLDGIERRLDPQMLVIADAHRPVALAGIMGGAQTEITAATSTVLLEAAAFAPASVRRTSRRLGLRTEASARFERGIDPELTPRAARRAAGLIAALSGGRVLRGAVDAYPAPVARPAIRLRLARVRRVLGAEVPAEEVVEILTRLGLAVTPGPAESGPTILAVPPVGRRDLEREEDLIEEVARHWGYERIPETMPVEALAQGRRSARLEAEVTARDILIRAGLTEAMTVSLVHPRLVERLGVAPDDPWCQLVPIENPLVADHTHLRSCLLPGLLEAARINASRRQPAIHLFEIGRVFRRAGDAIAERRALALLLRGRWLVRDWQVPEAERAVTFYHLTGVLETLVRELHAGRLEVHAGGPAWLHPYRAARLLLDGTALGVAGELHPDVAARFDLPGRTYVAELDLEALLDRAMLHPRFVAPPRHPAVRRDVAVVAPVTLPHAVVEAALREVVGEWLEAVELFDVYTGPPLAPGTRNLAYALTLRAPDRTLTGEEVEEVMRRLTVTLPARLPVTIRG; this is encoded by the coding sequence ATGCGGGTCCCGCTGGACTGGCTGCGCGACTACGTCGACCTGCCCGAGGGCGCCGAGGTCCTGGTCGAGCGGCTCCCGATGCTCGGGCTGGGCGTGGACCGTGTGGACGTCGACGATCGTGGCAGCGTCGTGCTCGACCTGGAGATCGCCTCGAACCGGCCAGACCTGCTGAGCCTGCTCGGCATCGCCCGCGAGCTGGCGGCCTGGGCCCGCCGCCCGGTGCGGCTGCCCGACGACGCGGTGCAGGAGCACGACCCGCCGGCAGCGGACCGGGCCGCGGTCGAGATCGTCGAGCCCGAGTTGTGCGCCCGGTACATCGCCCACGTGATCGCGGACGTGCACGTCGGCCCCTCGCCCCAGTGGCTCGCGGCGCGCCTGGAGGCGGCGGGCGTGCGGCCCGTCAACAACGTCGTCGACGTCACCAACTACGTGATGCTGGAATGGGGCCAGCCCCTGCACGCCTTCGACCTGGCCCGGCTGCTCGGCAGCCGCATCGTCGTGCGGCGCGCCCGCGACGGTGAGGTGCTCACCACGCTCGACGGCATCGAGCGCCGGCTCGACCCCCAGATGCTGGTCATCGCCGACGCGCATCGGCCGGTGGCCCTGGCGGGCATCATGGGCGGCGCGCAGACCGAGATCACGGCCGCGACCTCGACCGTGCTCCTGGAGGCCGCCGCGTTCGCGCCCGCCAGCGTGCGGCGGACCAGCCGGCGCCTGGGCCTGCGGACCGAAGCGTCGGCGCGCTTCGAGCGGGGGATCGACCCGGAGCTGACGCCCCGCGCGGCGCGCCGGGCTGCCGGCCTGATCGCCGCGCTGAGCGGTGGGCGGGTGCTGCGGGGTGCGGTCGACGCCTACCCCGCGCCGGTCGCCCGGCCGGCGATCCGGCTACGCCTGGCGCGCGTCCGCCGGGTGCTCGGGGCAGAGGTGCCGGCCGAGGAGGTCGTGGAGATCCTCACGCGCCTGGGCCTGGCGGTCACGCCCGGCCCGGCAGAGAGCGGTCCGACGATCCTCGCCGTCCCGCCCGTCGGCCGGCGCGACCTGGAGCGCGAGGAGGACCTGATCGAAGAAGTCGCGCGGCACTGGGGCTACGAGCGCATTCCCGAGACGATGCCCGTGGAAGCGCTGGCGCAGGGGCGGCGCAGTGCCCGCCTGGAGGCGGAGGTCACGGCGCGCGACATCTTGATCCGGGCCGGGCTCACCGAGGCGATGACCGTGTCGCTGGTGCATCCGCGGCTGGTGGAGCGCCTGGGCGTGGCGCCCGACGACCCATGGTGCCAGCTGGTGCCCATCGAGAACCCGCTGGTCGCCGACCATACCCATCTGCGCTCCTGCCTGCTGCCCGGCTTGCTGGAGGCTGCCCGGATCAACGCCAGCCGCCGGCAGCCGGCGATCCACCTGTTCGAGATCGGCAGGGTGTTCCGGCGAGCCGGGGACGCCATCGCGGAACGCCGCGCCCTGGCGCTGCTCCTGCGGGGACGCTGGTTGGTGCGCGACTGGCAGGTCCCGGAGGCCGAGCGCGCGGTCACCTTCTACCACCTGACCGGCGTCCTCGAGACGCTGGTGCGGGAGCTGCACGCCGGGCGTTTGGAAGTGCACGCGGGTGGGCCGGCCTGGCTGCACCCCTACCGGGCCGCCCGCCTGCTGCTCGACGGCACCGCGCTGGGCGTCGCCGGCGAGCTGCACCCCGACGTCGCCGCGCGGTTCGACCTCCCCGGCCGCACCTACGTGGCCGAGCTCGACCTCGAGGCGCTGCTCGATCGCGCCATGCTGCACCCACGGTTCGTGGCCCCACCGCGCCACCCCGCGGTGCGCCGCGACGTGGCCGTGGTCGCGCCGGTGACGCTGCCCCATGCCGTCGTGGAAGCGGCGCTGCGGGAGGTCGTGGGAGAATGGCTGGAGGCTGTCGAACTCTTCGACGTGTACACGGGGCCCCCGCTGGCGCCGGGGACGCGGAACCTGGCCTACGCGCTGACGTTGCGCGCGCCCGATCGCACGTTGACCGGCGAGGAGGTGGAGGAGGTCATGCGACGTCTGACGGTCACCCTCCCCGCCCGCCTGCCCGTGACGATCCGCGGGTGA